From a single Ascaphus truei isolate aAscTru1 chromosome 2, aAscTru1.hap1, whole genome shotgun sequence genomic region:
- the HEY1 gene encoding hairy/enhancer-of-split related with YRPW motif protein 1: MKRTHEYSSSDSELDENIEVEKESADENGNLSSAPGSMSPSTSSQILARKRRRGIIEKRRRDRINNSLSELRRLVPSAFEKQGSAKLEKAEILQMTVDHLKMLHTAGGKGYFDAHALAMDYRSLGFRECLAEVARYLSIIEGLDTSDPLRVRLVSHLNNYASQREAANSVHTSIGHIPWGGAFGHHPHLSHPLLLAQTPHSSTSSTSSSTEPHHQSRLQGSPHAESSSLRVPPNGNIASVLPVVASSKLSPPLLSSMASLSAFPFSFGSFHLLSPNALSPSAPVPSGNMGKPYRPWGTEIGAF, encoded by the exons ATGAAGAGGACTCACGAATACAGCTCCTCGGACAGCGAACTGGACGAGAACATCGAAgtggagaaagagagcgcagacgaGAATGG GAACCTGAGCTCTGCTCCTGGCTCAATGTCTCCATCCACTTCTTCCCAGATCTTGGCGAGGAAGAGGCGCAGAGGG ATCATCGAGAAACGTCGTCGGGACAGAATTAATAACAGTTTGTCTGAGCTCAGGAGATTGGTGCCCAGTGCGTTTGAAAAACAG GGTTCTGCAAAATTAGAGAAAGCTGAGATTTTACAAATGACAGTGGATCATTTAAAGATGCTACACACTGCTGGGGGCAAAG GTTATTTTGATGCCCATGCTCTTGCAATGGACTATCGTAGTTTGGGGTTCAGAGAATGCCTGGCTGAAGTGGCTCGGTACCTAAGTATCATTGAGGGTCTAGACACTTCTGATCCTCTGCGAGTGCGACTAGTCTCTCATCTCAACAACTATGCCTCCCAGCGAGAAGCTGCAAACAGCGTCCACACCAGCATTGGACACATTCCCTGGGGAGGTGCCTTTGGACACCATCCTCACCTTTCTCACCCACTACTTCTGGCACAGACTCCTCATAGTAGTACAAGCAGCACATCCTCCTCCACAGAACCTCATCACCAGAGCAGACTTCAAGGTTCACCACATGCTGAATCTTCTTCGCTGCGAGTTCCCCCTAATGGGAACATAGCGTCAGTGCTTCCTGTTGTTGCCTCTTCAAAACTCTCTCCTCCACTGCTGTCTTCCATGGCATCACTGTCTGCATTCCCTTTTTCATTTGGATCGTTCCATTTATTGTCACCCAATGCACTAAGCCCATCTGCACCTGTACCGTCAGGAAACATGGGCAAGCCCTACAGACCTTGGGGCACAGAAATTGGAGCCTTTTAG